The Phragmites australis chromosome 1, lpPhrAust1.1, whole genome shotgun sequence genomic interval GAAACCCTGGGGTATTCGGATATGGTAGTTACCCACtagtcatcgtcaagcccccaccagtatgtgaaatgaggcttccaCTGGTCAAACACTTTGttagcaaagataagcattttgaccgaccgaatgtacttaaagtcgcctagagggggggggggtgaatatgcgtttctgaaaattaaaactcagagcccggatactccggtgaaggtcggatactccggtcgttcggagtatccggattatccgggttatacaggatttcgaaatcaaatgaatctaagcaagttTACTAGAATCTAAGAGATACCACATGTTCTATTATGAGTAAAATACTTAAACAACAATAGTCTGCAGTAAGATTCTCACGAATAATAGAATTTGGGAAAATCCTAAAACTACAATAATTAGTAAAGCTTGCACAAAgtaaggagacaagaatttatctCGAAGTTCGGTCACCTcataaagaagtgcctacgtctccgttgagaagctcataaagagccgggtctttttcaaccctatcctctcctagcgaccacaaagatcaagctaagtcttcttactcaaatcaatgacgattacaaacttcccatgGCACTCCACAATTCTTGAGTGGTCTACGGGTGACGCCTTGCtgtctaggagcacaaggcttgaagagaaaagatcacaagCGACtgcttgatgacgaactcaatgctcaacaacTCAATTACTCTTCCAAACTCAATCTCTCAAATTTTGGCGCAAACTAAAcactagagaggtttggagggctcttgaatgctttTAGAAAGCTTTTTCAAAGTGTAACTCAGCagcattcaagagccctccaaacatctctagtgttTAGTTTTTGCGCCAAAattgagagattgtgtttggaagagtaattgagttgttgagcattgagttcgtcatcaagcactcatttgtgatcttttctcttggagcctcgtgTTCCTAGACGACAAGTCGTCCCCGTAGAGCATCCAAaaattgtggagtgccacgagaagtttgtaatcgctatcgatttgagtaagaaaatctaacttgatctttgtggtcgttaggagaggatagggttgaaaaagacccggctctttgtgagctcctcaacggagacgtaggcacttctttgtgagatGGCTGAACTTCgggataaattcttgtctccttattTTGTGCAAGCTTTACATTGTTGTAGTTTTGAGATTTTTCTTAAATTCTAGTATTTGTGAGAATCTTACTGCAGactattgttgtttaagcatttTACTCATATTAGAACCTATGGTATCTTTTAGATTCTAGTATacttgcttagattcatttgtttttgaAATCCCGTATAAtctggactagaccggatactccggtggcCCTCCCCGTATAAtctggactagaccggatactccggtggcCCTCTGAATAATCCGTTgctgagttttaattttcagaaacgcctattcaccccccctctaggcgactttaagtacattcacaTTTGCCCCTTCGTCATCGTCTTCTTTGCACCTCTCTCGCTTTCATTTGCCTCCAGAAAATCCTCCGCCCTGTTATTCCTTTCGACGCCATGGGCCGAAATAAGATCAAGAAGGTGGAGTGCTCTACTGCTGGCGTGGCGACGGGCGTGATCCCAGCCTGGCAAGAGTTCGAGATTTCAGAGGAGGTCTTGGCTAAGGCGGAGCACGATGAGGCCATCCTTTCTCGGGCCTTAATCGCTTGTGTGCTGGCGGCAGGGCAGACGATTCCAAGCCCAGACATCACTTGAACTGTAGTTTTCCTCGATTTCTTCCGCAGTGGTTTTCGTTTCCTCCCTTCCAGCTTTTTCCTTGAGGTGCTCTCCGGAGTCAGAATCCAGGTGGAGCTTGCAGGAGGTGGTGACGTAGCTGGACTGGCCACCTGGGCGACCAAGCTTGCCGAGGCATATGGGGGATTCCGAGGGAAGGTGGCCGAGCACCTCTCGAGCCACACTAAGCGGGGTGCGGAGGAAGCGATTGTCCTTGTCTTGGCCATCCTGAAGGCCCACTGCCCGAACATTGACATCGACATTCTCCAAGATGGCTTTGGGGAGGAGATAGACAAGGCGTCGGCGCAGAAAGTGAAGGAGGTGCTTGGGCTGGCTAAGGCTTTTGTGGGTGCGATGGACTCCGGAGTTGGGTCCACGCTTGGTAGCTTGTTAGACTTgtagggattttttttaatcttaaaCGCTTTTGCATTAGATAGGAGTGCTCAGTGTTGGACGCTTTCGACAACATATCGTGATTTCCTTATTTGCTCTTCCTTTGATTAGTTCAGGATGCGTTAGCCACTAGTCGGAGCGTTTATTATAGCCGTCCTTGGGTCCGCTTGTGTGGAAGGCGTCATACCCCTTAATCACTCGTGGAACGTAAACACCCTGAAGTTGCAACGTAAACACCCCATTAGTCGCTGTATTTTGTTCTCAAGTTAATCTCTTCCATTGCTGATTTTCTCTGTGTTATACTGAGTAAAACCTCTTCAGTTCTAATGTTTTAAAGTAGTTTACAGAACAAAACCACGTTGTAAAACTAAACTTGGCATGGATAAAAACATATTAAGCAAACACTTGCACTATTTTTAACTTATCCATTAAAAAAAGTTCTGCTGCAAGGTAATTGCCATTATGTATTGACCAACTTGCACAGTTCTAAAACCATTTTTTGTTATGCAAGGTAATGGCATTTTGTTCTCAAGTTCATCACTTCCATTGGTGTTCAATCCTTGATCTTATCTGTTTTACTGAGTAAAACCTCTTCAGTTCTAAATGTTTTGAAATAGTTTTACGGAACAAGACCACATAGTAAACTAAATTTGACATGGATAAAAGCACCTGGAGCAAGGTTTTACACTATTATTTACTTATTGGTTAAAGATAGTTCTGCTGCAAGATAATTGCCATTATGTATTAACTGTATCATAAAATTCTAACTTCTATTTTTGTTATGCAAGGTAATGGCAATTGGAGATGGAGAAAATGACATAGAAATGCTGCAACTAGCTTCGTTAGGTGTTGCTCTTGCAAATGGATCTGAGAAGACTAAAGCAGTGGCAAATGTAATCGGCGCCActaatgatgaagatggagttgCACAGGCTATTTATGAATATGCCTTCTAACAGCCACTAAGTCGCTTGGGATAGGATTAATTTCTGCTCTTTCCATTCCCCCATTTTTCCTAGATTCACCAAAGAACAAGTTCCAATTACACATCTATTCACAAAATTATATGGGAGTGTAATCTCACTTTGGGGTTAGAATTTTTGAATTGTTAGATGTGAGACATTTTTACTTGGCAGACATTGAAGTTCAGCTCTGCTTTTTCTTGATTGCAATATATAATCGAATTATTATTTATCTCAATATGTAACTAAGGGTTCCTTTTTTACGCTACTTTGCGCCTCTTCTTAACTTCGACCACAAAAAAAACCCCCATGTTTATTAAATCTACTGGTGATATAATTAAGAATTCTGATATACAGGGAAATATGTACATCAGCCCCTTCTTTATAAGGAATGTCCAGTGTAGTAATCTCTGTTACTTACAAGAATCAATGCCTTCATGAACAAGATGAACGAGGTACTCTATTGACTGCAGAGAAGGAAAACCTCTTACATATGTGACAGGCTAATACGCTTGTCAACAAAATCcctcaagaaagaaaaaagaacagagGTGAGACCCTGGACAGAAACAATTTCAATGATGTCCAAGAGTCTACTGATGGTATCCACTTTTGTTTACAGGAATTGCGGGAGGTCTGTAAAGCATGCTTTTGCTGTTGTTTCGAGCCATCAGATTTGCGCAAGAACTTCCGGAGGGCTTCTTGGCTACTGCTCTGCTGTTAGGACTAGGTATATGACAGTCCTGGTCTCCATCTAGTGCTACATAGCTCTTGGATGATTTGATCTTCTTGTGGGGGATCTCTTTCTTGCGTAGATCTTCCAGGCATCTCACCTCAGACATACACGCGAATGATTGAGACTTCCCATCATAGTATTTGGATAGCCCTTTCCTACATAGAACAACACAATTCTTGGTGAGAAAATTTTCCTTTTGATATGGTCTATACTCGTATTTCTTCTGTAGATTACTGATGCATGCAAAAATTCTCAGGATCTTACTTGACAGGGAGTTGTGCCATCATAGATGACAGATCGTAGAGGCTATCAGACTTCAATCTTCGCATCGGCTGCTGCGTCGGGGAAGCCTCCTGCTGCATAAACTGGTGTTCTTGAGCTCCAGCGCCCTCGCCATCTGAAAATTGGTCCTCATCTTCCGAGTCACCGGAGATGGAAGACGATGTCTCGAACAActcgtcatcttcatcttcacggTACACCGGGAGATCTGTAGCACCGCTGAACCTGCCCATGCTTGCGACTTGAGATTTCTGGAACCCAAGAAATGGCAAGAAAAGGTATGTGTGGTGTATGGATATCTATATTCTTCCTCAACTcctcttgcttcctctctttGACCTTTGCGAGGGCTGGTAGgagggggtatatatatatatagccgaGACGGGATAATGCTAGGTGCCTTATTTCCAAATTCAAACACGGCGTAGTGCCCTTTGACTGGTATAATGCGCGCTACTTGCATCAGTGACATCACCATTTTGTTGTGTCTACATGGCTGTGCCTATTGTTAGGTTTTTTAAGGACACTGACATTACCCATCGTCATGGTTTGTGCCTTTGTCCCGGGTTTTCTCTGAATAAAAAACTGGCATTTAGAAAGAGTGAAAGTTGGTTGGCCACTTCCGCATGCCTTTGCCAGATTCTGCTTCTGGTGCCCTGATCCGATCTTATCTTCTCAGTTTCCTGAATGTGACCCGTGAATTCTTTGGCAGGTTGGGTCTGAGCCTGACTTGTGGGCCGTGAATTTTCATGGTGGAGTTGATGCTTCGTCGTGTCACTTGTTTAGGTGGGGAGCCGAGCAAGGACACGCGGCGCGCTGTTGTTGGGTTCtgattctttttattttcttttcgcAGGATAAGTCGGAGGTGGTTGGGTTAGATTGCAGGTTTTTCATGAAAATTTGAATTGTGATGTTTTTTCCTCTGCAAACGAGCCTGGGGAGCGGAAATTTCATAGCAATAATTCCATTCTGTTGATCACACACCAATACTTTAGTCCCTGACGGGCGCCAGGTAATACTCTTTTGCTGTCCCCTAATTTGGGACAGAAGCGCTGCATACCAACAGTGTGAGTCGAACATCAGGGGGTCGGAAGTTGGCTGCAAATTTACGTAAGATAGACAACAATCTTAGCTTACAAGTGTCATTTTTACTCTTGGTTCTGGACCATTTTATCCCCGTTAACAATATCGTCTTTCAGCCAAAAGAGAATCCGGGGACCTAACGTGTACGGTTTTTCGCATCACACCTGTGATTTCGCTATGTTGCTCCTTGGCTTCCACTGCAAGGGAGTCAAAGTGAAAAGTAGCATGCGTATGGCTGGCTCAAAATATGAGTTGGAGCTCACCAAATTACTAGTGATGGTTAACGTTGCTGATTTCCCTATAAATGCACGTATAAGAACCTTTTTGCTTTGTTGATAAATaatcaaaaaaaaagaattttttttatataacctGCTTGTTTTATTCTAACAAGTCCTATACGGAAATGCCTGCTGAAGACAAAATATATCTGATTGTCTCTCAGCCTATATCgaattttagaaagaaaaaacaagaattttcttcttttttttattaacattaagAACAAAGAATATAACTAAAATGGAATTGGCAATATAATTTTTATGCACTTTTGAAATGAAAAAAGGGAAGGATTTTTTGCGCATTTGACACCAACGATAGGAGTATCAAGGTACTGTTTTTGAGTCTTAACGCCCTGTATTTTTTATTAGTGTTATTTAAGACCTGAAGTGTTAGTCAGGGTTAAGGGCAGTAACCAAGAACTCGATCTAACCTGATGAGCTGCTcagaagtggacacccgtcgCGCGATCCAGCTAACGAGCCTACGAGCCAAGCCGCATGTTCAGTGAACAAAACAAACGACACCTCACACGTCGTCTGCCACTAACCCAGACATACAGCACTAGTTTATTAAGTCTTTACGGTATAAAAATATGAATTTATTATCGCATCACATCTTCCTCTATTTTCCTCATATTTAATAAGAAACCTTAAAATTCGATTATTTTATACTTTTTATCATCCATCTTTGTACTTCATCTATCTCGTTACCGGTTACAGATATAatatctattttattaataaaaataattgaaGCAATATAGAGACAAAATTAACAGATAACTTTTTATCTCATCCGATATCATTACTGGTATATTCGTTCAGCAGTACCAAAATGATACATCCACGTATTCATATCCTAGATAGTTTGAGTAAAATGTGAGTGGACACATGGCAGGAGCATTTCCTGGGACACGGCCACAGGTCGGCCGGACCAAGAAAACCGGCGACAGTCGCTCGTGTCCGCATGTGTGTTTGGCCGCTTGCCAAAGGCTGCTAAGATCATGCGCAACGTATTCTTTCCGTTAGAATTCCTTCACAGaggaatttttatttcttttaatattttaatagttTAATTCACggtttctttcaaaaaaaattctcaatgATATTTTGTTTAGGATAAGATTATCTTTTTTCCTTTATAAATTCTTTCAAATAGAAActattaaagataaaaaaaaattaaaaaaagaaattaaaaaaacgaaataaaaggaaaatagTTAGATATTTTAATAGTGTCCCCTACGTTATTTCAAGTCCCGTCGACCCAGACATCCATATGCTCATGCTTCACCTTGTTTTTCTCGCCTTTGTTTTCCCCTTTTGTCCTCGAGTCAATTACGCGCTCTGATTCGAATATTTAGCTTTGTGCTTTTCTTCTTAGTCCAATTTCAGCAGAGTCTTCAAATTTACAGATTCGGATGTTACAGTATTTGtaatactgtagcaacactgtagcagtactgtttacgGAGGCTGGCAGTGAGTCCGAGGGGGAGAAAAACGCCGTCGCGTACTGAGTACTGCTACAGGCTGACTCACTGTAGCAGTACTTTTTACGGAGGTTGACAGCGGGactggagagagaaaaagaaggtagaaggtaggaaatatggtagctgtttgagataaaaaaaaataaggaatgctgtaatagtgatagaagatactgtaataatatttttggaTGAAAATTTTGAGTAACCGCTAGAAatagtcttaaaaaaaaattctaatcaAGGAATGACTGCTACGAACCTGTACCCATGATATCGTGATGCTCTCTGATCCTTATCCTGGTTTGGACTCGTTCAAGCTTATCGTGGTCGACAAGCTTAAAATCTTCAAAAGTTGTGCCCGGTATGGTCCACCTGCCTCACTCCAGAGTAAAATTCATGACTTTGTGTTGGAAGGTTGAGTCTTCTTCATTTCCTTCCAAACTATTCAAACAAGTTCGATATCGAGCTCAACTAATACGACTCTTCCCGTTGGTTCTTTCTGTTGTGCGCTAAGACTGCGACCTAGGCTTAGCCAGGTGATATTTTTCTCTAGTTTGTGCGTTCAAACGATGAAACGTCTCCGCGACGAAACCAACCGCTCTGACCACCTAGCTCGTGCGTAGAATATGGAATACTACTAGTATTGCATTTTATCCACAGAAGACGACCTTGAAGCCGTCACGATTCTCGACCAAAGCCGTCACCCAAAAGGCGCGCCACGCTCGCGGTCTTCGTATCGTATTCGTATGACCCCAAGCCGATAAGGGCGGGTGATAACAACACGATCCGTAGCGGACCCGACCGAATCGTGCGCGGATCCGCCGAAAGCGACAGGCCACGATCGCGCGgcgcccaaaaaaaaaaatcatgtgcgACGAGCCAAATTTTCGCGTGGACCACGGGTGGACTACCAGTCCCGGCTGCGCGCCAGGCGCGGGAACGTGGCCGACGCGGACGGAAGCGAAGCCGAGCCGAGCGGTGGCATGTGAAGCCCGCGATCATCCAAAGATACGCCGTACGCGTCGCTGTTCGGGCGATATTTTTTCGGCTTTTCCCCCTGCTCGCCGCGCATCCGGCCGGACCCATGGATGCATCCAGAGACGCGTCCTTGCCTCCACACCTCCCCATGTCCGGACGCG includes:
- the LOC133920048 gene encoding protein OXIDATIVE STRESS 3-like, encoding MGRFSGATDLPVYREDEDDELFETSSSISGDSEDEDQFSDGEGAGAQEHQFMQQEASPTQQPMRRLKSDSLYDLSSMMAQLPVKKGLSKYYDGKSQSFACMSEVRCLEDLRKKEIPHKKIKSSKSYVALDGDQDCHIPSPNSRAVAKKPSGSSCANLMARNNSKSMLYRPPAIPVNKSGYHQ